A portion of the Sandaracinobacteroides saxicola genome contains these proteins:
- the hisG gene encoding ATP phosphoribosyltransferase, which translates to MAEPLIIALPKGRILKEALPLLARAGIVPEPAFHDEASRALKFATSHRDVELIRVRSFDAATFVAFGAAALGIVGNDVLLEFAYPELYAPIDLGIGHCRLSVADHADAPPITGETASHLRIATKYPRLTQAHFAARGIQAECIKLNGAMELAPLLGLAPRIVDLVSTGATLRENGLVEREVILDVTSRLVVNRAASKTDARVSVLVEALRRAVGDAAAA; encoded by the coding sequence ATGGCCGAACCGCTGATCATCGCCCTTCCCAAGGGCCGCATCCTGAAAGAGGCGCTGCCGCTGCTGGCGCGCGCCGGCATCGTGCCGGAGCCGGCGTTCCACGACGAGGCGAGCCGCGCGCTGAAATTCGCCACCTCCCACCGCGACGTCGAGTTGATCCGCGTGCGCAGCTTCGACGCCGCGACCTTTGTCGCCTTCGGCGCGGCGGCGCTGGGCATCGTCGGCAATGACGTGCTGCTGGAGTTCGCCTATCCGGAGCTTTATGCGCCCATCGACCTCGGCATCGGCCACTGCCGGCTGTCGGTCGCCGACCATGCCGACGCGCCGCCGATCACGGGTGAAACGGCGTCTCACCTGCGGATCGCCACCAAATATCCCCGCCTGACCCAGGCGCATTTTGCGGCGCGCGGCATCCAGGCGGAGTGCATCAAGCTGAACGGTGCGATGGAGCTGGCGCCCCTGCTGGGACTGGCGCCGCGCATCGTCGATCTGGTCTCGACCGGCGCGACGCTGCGCGAGAATGGCCTGGTGGAGCGCGAGGTCATCCTGGACGTGACCAGCCGGCTGGTCGTCAACCGCGCCGCGTCCAAGACCGATGCGCGGGTGTCCGTGCTGGTGGAGGCGCTGCGGCGGGCGGTGGGCGATGCCGCTGCGGCTTGA